A genomic window from Erythrobacter sp. BLCC-B19 includes:
- a CDS encoding DUF2975 domain-containing protein, with translation MKSPGNDLLLIAGKSLTLLIQGLMALASATIILVMIALPFYHDSINIEARAEFGPDITAMPFGAVLVLLAVVCVLCAAVFLFFGKLRGIIDTVAAGDPFVPENADRLSAMGWILIGIHALTFVSTATAAIVSAWAAQFTDTTLEGGFDISLTPVLMVIVLFILARVFRHGAAMREDLEGTV, from the coding sequence ATGAAATCCCCCGGAAACGACCTGCTGCTGATTGCCGGCAAATCCCTGACCCTGCTGATCCAGGGCCTGATGGCGCTGGCCAGTGCCACCATCATTCTCGTTATGATCGCGCTGCCGTTCTATCACGACAGCATCAATATCGAAGCGCGCGCCGAATTCGGCCCTGACATCACCGCCATGCCGTTCGGCGCGGTGCTCGTGCTGTTGGCGGTGGTCTGCGTGCTGTGCGCGGCGGTGTTCCTGTTCTTCGGCAAGCTGCGCGGCATTATCGACACGGTCGCCGCAGGTGATCCCTTCGTGCCCGAGAACGCCGACCGGCTGAGCGCGATGGGTTGGATCCTGATCGGCATCCACGCCCTCACCTTCGTATCGACCGCAACGGCCGCAATCGTCTCGGCCTGGGCGGCGCAGTTTACCGATACCACGCTCGAGGGAGGCTTCGATATCAGCCTGACCCCGGTGCTGATGGTGATCGTGCTGTTCATCCTTGCCCGCGTGTTCCGCCATGGCGCCGCGATGCGCGAAGACCTCGAAGGGACAGTGTGA
- the rplJ gene encoding 50S ribosomal protein L10 — protein MDRSQKADAVAQLNAVFNEVAVVVVTRNLGMTVAQSTDLRGKMRDAGATYKVAKNRLAKLALENTDYVGLGDMLTGPVGLAWSTDPVAAAKAAVDFAKTNDKLEIVGGSMGSVVLDEAGIKALATMPSLDEMRAKLIGLVNAPATKIAQVVTAPAAKVARVFAAYADKDAA, from the coding sequence ATGGATCGTTCGCAGAAAGCCGACGCGGTTGCCCAGCTCAATGCGGTCTTCAACGAGGTTGCCGTGGTGGTTGTCACCCGCAATCTCGGCATGACGGTGGCCCAGTCCACCGACCTGCGCGGGAAGATGCGCGATGCTGGCGCCACCTACAAGGTTGCGAAGAACCGTCTCGCCAAGCTCGCCCTCGAGAACACCGACTATGTCGGGCTCGGTGATATGCTCACCGGCCCGGTCGGGCTGGCCTGGTCGACCGACCCGGTCGCGGCTGCCAAGGCCGCTGTCGATTTCGCCAAGACGAACGACAAGCTCGAAATCGTCGGCGGGTCGATGGGTTCGGTCGTGCTCGACGAAGCAGGGATCAAGGCGCTCGCCACGATGCCGAGCCTCGACGAGATGCGCGCCAAGCTCATCGGGCTGGTCAACGCCCCGGCGACGAAGATCGCCCAGGTCGTCACCGCACCCGCTGCGAAGGTCGCCCGTGTTTTCGCCGCCTACGCGGACAAGGACGCAGCGTAA
- a CDS encoding 50S ribosomal protein L11 methyltransferase yields the protein MSKPAAPAPPPPNPVEDPVRFLELGLGLAEGVTGGLARALVERALARHGDDPRWQALAGTVLRHDVPDFHARMLRDHARNAAYRAAIERLARGRVVLDIGTGSGLLAMMAARAGAAHVYACEASPLLAASARAVIAANGLADRITLFDRHSTALDRVRDLGGGVDLVVSELFCHTLIGEGVLGSLSHARAELAAPGALFVPERASIEVALAQFPPFTADISAVEGFDLGAFGPHLHTARWCPADSPALHLHSAPASLFAFDFNTGALDPVGAGEARLVSTGGTVNGLAQWLRLTFADGIAYENRPGSAPDLHWMIGLAPGATFETAPGDHFRAGGAYAADTLSLWCAPEDVGRA from the coding sequence ATGAGCAAGCCCGCCGCCCCCGCCCCTCCACCCCCCAACCCGGTCGAAGACCCGGTGCGTTTCCTCGAACTCGGGCTTGGGCTCGCCGAGGGCGTGACCGGCGGGCTTGCCCGCGCGCTCGTCGAACGGGCGCTGGCGCGGCACGGCGATGATCCGCGCTGGCAGGCGCTGGCGGGGACGGTGCTGCGCCATGATGTGCCCGATTTCCACGCCCGGATGCTGCGCGACCATGCCCGCAACGCCGCCTATCGCGCGGCGATCGAGCGGTTGGCGCGCGGCAGGGTGGTGCTCGACATCGGCACCGGATCGGGGCTGCTGGCGATGATGGCCGCCCGCGCCGGGGCCGCGCACGTCTATGCCTGCGAGGCCAGCCCGCTGCTCGCCGCCAGCGCGCGGGCAGTGATCGCGGCCAATGGCCTCGCAGACCGGATCACCCTGTTCGACCGTCATTCCACTGCGCTTGACCGGGTGCGCGATCTGGGCGGCGGGGTCGATCTGGTGGTATCGGAGCTGTTCTGCCACACCCTTATCGGCGAAGGCGTGCTCGGTTCGCTCAGTCATGCCCGCGCTGAGCTCGCCGCACCCGGCGCGCTGTTCGTGCCCGAACGCGCCAGCATCGAAGTCGCGCTGGCGCAGTTCCCGCCCTTCACCGCCGACATCAGCGCGGTCGAAGGCTTCGATCTCGGCGCGTTCGGCCCGCACCTTCACACAGCGCGCTGGTGTCCGGCGGACAGCCCGGCGCTGCACCTGCACAGCGCCCCGGCCAGCCTGTTCGCTTTCGATTTCAACACGGGCGCGCTCGATCCGGTCGGGGCGGGCGAAGCGAGGCTCGTCAGCACCGGAGGCACCGTCAACGGGCTGGCGCAATGGCTGAGGCTGACCTTTGCCGACGGCATCGCTTACGAGAACCGACCCGGCAGCGCGCCCGATCTGCACTGGATGATCGGCCTTGCCCCCGGTGCGACTTTCGAAACCGCCCCCGGTGACCATTTCCGCGCGGGCGGCGCCTATGCCGCCGACACCCTTTCCTTGTGGTGCGCGCCGGAGGATGTCGGTCGGGCCTAA
- the rplL gene encoding 50S ribosomal protein L7/L12 produces MADIAKLVEELSKLTVLEAADLAKALEEAWGVSAAAAVAVAAPAAGGDAPAAEEQTEFDVILTGDGGKKIQVIKEVRAITGLGLTEAKALVEGAPKAVKEGVSKAEAEDIKKKIEEAGGTVELK; encoded by the coding sequence ATGGCCGATATTGCCAAGCTTGTTGAAGAACTTTCGAAGCTGACCGTGCTCGAAGCCGCCGACCTCGCCAAGGCGCTTGAAGAAGCGTGGGGCGTGAGCGCCGCTGCTGCGGTTGCCGTTGCTGCGCCCGCCGCTGGCGGCGATGCCCCGGCTGCCGAAGAGCAGACCGAGTTCGACGTCATCCTGACCGGCGACGGCGGCAAGAAGATCCAGGTCATCAAGGAAGTCCGCGCCATCACCGGCCTGGGCCTGACCGAAGCCAAGGCGCTTGTCGAAGGCGCGCCGAAGGCCGTCAAGGAAGGCGTGTCGAAGGCCGAAGCCGAAGACATCAAGAAGAAGATCGAAGAAGCCGGCGGCACCGTCGAGCTCAAGTAA
- a CDS encoding helix-turn-helix domain-containing protein, whose translation MPPSNDDLEGARIMVKLDDLLHARRMTLTELADRVGLTLANLSILKTGKAKAIRFSTLAAICRELQCQPGDLLGYRGDET comes from the coding sequence ATGCCCCCCAGCAACGACGACCTCGAAGGAGCCCGCATCATGGTCAAGCTTGACGACCTGCTCCATGCCCGCCGCATGACCCTCACTGAACTGGCCGACCGGGTGGGGCTGACCCTTGCCAACCTGTCGATCCTCAAGACCGGAAAGGCCAAGGCTATCCGCTTTTCCACCCTCGCTGCGATCTGCCGCGAACTGCAATGCCAGCCAGGTGACCTGCTGGGCTATCGCGGGGACGAGACCTGA
- a CDS encoding curli assembly protein CsgF produces the protein MSICKTGLVACVLLAAAPVAAQDLVHEPISPTFGGNPFNSQHVLGVANANNDFRDPRAASSNSQADIFARQLQSRLLSALSSQIVDAIFGENPQESGTISFGGQTIEFFRTLEEVTLIIKNDTTGEETRIVVPLFIEVN, from the coding sequence ATGTCGATCTGCAAGACAGGCCTTGTGGCGTGCGTACTGCTTGCTGCTGCTCCGGTGGCCGCGCAGGATCTCGTGCATGAGCCGATCAGCCCCACCTTTGGCGGCAACCCCTTCAATTCGCAGCACGTGCTTGGCGTTGCCAACGCCAACAACGATTTCCGCGATCCGCGCGCCGCCAGCAGCAACTCGCAGGCCGACATCTTCGCCCGCCAGCTGCAATCGCGCCTGCTCTCGGCGCTGTCGTCGCAGATCGTCGATGCCATCTTCGGCGAGAACCCGCAGGAAAGCGGCACGATCAGCTTTGGCGGTCAGACCATCGAGTTTTTCCGCACGCTGGAAGAAGTGACCCTCATCATCAAGAACGACACCACGGGTGAGGAAACCCGCATCGTCGTTCCGCTGTTCATCGAAGTGAACTGA